AAGGGTCATTTTTTTGGATTTTAGTCCTGCATAGTTAAAACATAAACTACCTTTCCCTTTTAATCTTGCTATATATTTATTGATCGGTTAACTCAATTAATATGCATCATTTTCTATTTTTTTTAAAAAAAATCGTGCAATTTACACTGAGCTTTACTCCTGATAGAAGAATTTTTTAATTAGCTTTTTAATTTCTTAAGATTAGAGCATTTATTTAGGATTCATTTCTCACTTGTTATTTATATTTTTGGGGGCTATATAAGTTGATAATATACATGAAATAAAATACAATTGCATTTTATTTTATGAATATTATGTAAGAAGGGAACTAAGTAATTTTAGAAAAGGACTTTACTGTTCTTTTTTTATAAATAGTTTTACCTTTTCTATCAAGAGTAGTATTTGTTAGTTGAGTGTAGTTAAAGTCTTTACATCTTCAAATAAAAATCCTTTGTCAAGGCAATATATTCTGGAGTGTAAACGTGTCTTGCGGTTTCGATAATCAATTCGTCAACTGCAAAATTAGTAGTTTCTTTTCGAGTAAAAGCTAATAAGCTGCGTTTGATTTCAGTGGTTGGTGATCCTTTTACACGAGTAATTTTTAAGGGATATAACTCGTATTCATTGGCCAAAGCAATAAAGTTTTCTTCTTCTCTGTAAGGAATGATTACGGCGAATATTCCGTTTTCAGAAAGTAATAAATCGGCGGCTTCAATCAATTCGTCAAAAGGCATGGCATCAGCAAAACGGGCGATATCACGCTGCTCATTTTCCGTTTTGTAATCTTCGGTGTAAAAAGGTGGGTTGGAAACAATTATATCGTACTCGTCTTCGGGTTCTTCAACAAATTCATCTAGACCAGCATGATAACAAAATAAGCGATCGCTCCAAGGCGAATTTTCGAAATTATCGGTTGCTTGTTCATGCGCATCCTCGTCAATCTCTAAAGCATCAATTTGTTCAGCGTTGCTTCGTTGTGCTAGCATCAGGGCAATGATTCCAGTTCCAGCTCCAATATCTAAAATACTAAAAGGATTATTGGTTATAGGAGTCCAAGCGCCAAGAAGAACTCCATCGGTTCCAATTTTCATAGCACAACGGTCTTGCTCAACAGCAAATTGTTTGAATGTAAACATAAATTAAAATTCCAATTTTTTAAATTCCAAATTCCAATACTTTTTGAGATAAATTCCAAACTTGAGGACGTTATTACTTTTTGTTAGAATCTCAGATTTAAATATTAGGATTTATTTTTGTTATAATTGCGGATAAAATTTTTCTTAATTCCTCAACTTCATATAGAAGTGATTCTGATATTTCTTTATGTTCTGGATTCAGCGCATTTAATAAGCGAATCCAATATATTGATTCTTTAGCTTCTTTTCTTGCGATTTTTAAACGAAAGACTAAGTCTTTGTCTCCAAGCTTCTCATTTGCCTCTATGTAATTAGCTCCAATTGATCCAGAGGACCTTACTAATTGCTTACTATCTTCAATATTTGAAATAGTTTTATGTAGTTTTTGAACATACAATCTACACTCTTTAGCGAACAAAAAAGTTCTTTCTTCAAGGTTATAAGGTTTTTCCATAATTTTGGCAAATTCCGAATAAATGATAAATTCCACAATAGAAGAATATGCTCTTCAAAATTCGTTAAGTAATCAAATTTAGGTTAAATATTCGAACTTCTACAACGAAATTATAAATTAGAATCCTTTTTTTGGAACTTACTTTTTGGGTTGGAATTTGGAATTTATTTTTTGGAATTTCAACTAAAGGTACATTTCAATTAATCCTTCTGGTAAATCCATGATTACTTTTTTGTTTTCACGATCAATTTTAACTAAGAAATGGTCAATCATAGGGATTAAGATTTCTACACTACCATTTAAAACCTCAAATAAGGGTTGTGCAGTGGTGTCATTGATAGATTCTATTTTACCAACGATTCCTAGGCGTTTGTCTTCAACTTCAAAACCAATTACTTCGTGGAAATAAAACTTGTTACCGGTTAGTTTTGGCAACATTTTCAAGGGTAAATACAAATCATTGCCTATCAATGCATCGGCTTCTTCTTCGGTATTTGTATCTTCAAAACGGATTCGTAAAAAATCGTTTTTGTGCAGCGAACTGCTTTCAATAAAAAAAGGAACCAAGTGTTTGTTGCATTCAACAAACACTGATTCCAAGTTTTCGTATAACTCAGGTTCGTCCGTGTCTAAATAGGCAAGAACTTCCCCTTTGAAACTAAATTTTTTAGCGATTTTACCTAAGTAGAAACAGTCTTCTTTACGCATCGTCGCCTTATAAATTATGCTTCAGTAGTTTCGTTGTTTTCTTCAGCAGCAGGAGCCTCTTCAGCAACTTCTTCAGCAGCTGGAGTTGCAGCAGCAATAGCATCTGCTTCTGCTTGTGCAGCAGCAGCTAAACGTTTTGCATTTACTTCTTGTTCTGCTTTGAAAGCTTTAGCTTTATCAGCAGCTTGAGCTTTAGTCAAACCTTCTTTTTTAGCGTCAACTTTACCAGCTTTAGCTTCTAACCAAGCCGCTAATTTTGCATCAGCTTGCTCTTGTGTTAAAGCACCTTTACGAATACCTCCATCAAGGTGGTGTTTCAATAAAGCACCTTTGTAAGAAAGAATTGCTTTTGCAGTATCTGTGGGTTGTGCACCATTGTGTAACCATTTTACTGCGCTTTCAAGGTTTAACTCGATAGTCGCTGGGTTAGTGTTAGGATTGTAAGTACCAATTTTTTCTAGGTATTTACCATCTCTTTTTGAGCGTGCATCTGCAGCTACAACCCAGTAAAAAGGTTTTTGTTTTTTACCGTGTCTTTGTAATCTAATTTTTACTGACATAATCTTGTGATTAAATTTTGAGGTACTCGACCTCGATTAATTAAGGGTGCAAAGATACATTTTTTATTCAAAATTACTACTGTGAATTTTAAAATAATGTAAAGGAATAGGTTAGGTGGTTTTGTTATGATTTTTGGGTCAATACATTTCTATTTCTTTCAACAATTAAAATTTGTTAAATAATTTTTTTAATCTGTTCTTTTTGAAATGAAATAGGATAGTTTTAGAAAAACAAAGACCAGTTTGCTGTATTTATTTCTTAGTTTTAAAAACGCAAATTAAAAATAAAATCATAAATAAGCTAATATATAGTAGATTAGAGAAAAATAGCAGTACATTTGTTGTATTATTTAAATAAGTACATATGAATATTTTTGTTGGAAGCCTTCCATTCAGTATTGAGGAAGCAGATTTAAGAGAGTCTTTCGAGGCTTACGGAGCAGTTGATTCAGTTAAAATTATCTCAGATAAATTTACAGGAAGAAGTAAAGGATTCGGTTTTGTTGAGATGCCAAATGATGATGAAGCTCAAAAAGCAATTGACGAGTTGAACGGTGCTACTGTTCAAGGACGTGCAATTGTAGTAAACAAATCTGAGCCTAAACCAGAAGGTGAAAGAAGAAGTTTTAATAACAACCGTGGAGGTGACTCACGTGGTGGTTATGGTGGAAACAGCCGTGGTGGAGACAACCGTGGTGGTGGAAACAGAGGAGGATATTAATATTTTTTTCTAGCTATAAAAAAAGGTGTCAATGAAAATTGACACCTTTTTTGTTTTTATAGGTTTGCAACAAGCCAGTCGCCTACTTCGCTTGTTTTGTAAGCTTTGTTTCCTTTGCTGACTAAATCCTCCGTTACTATTCCTTGTTCAAGGGAACTATTTACAACTGCTCTTATGGCTTCTGCTTCTTCTTTTAATCCAAAAGCGTCTTCAAACATCATTGCTGCGGATAAAATTGTTGCCAGCGGATTTGCAATATTGAGGCCTGTTGCTTGAGGATATGATCCGTGAATGGGTTCGTATAAAGAAGTATGTTCGCCCACAGATGCAGA
This portion of the Flavobacterium sp. CECT 9288 genome encodes:
- a CDS encoding tRNA1(Val) (adenine(37)-N6)-methyltransferase, with product MFTFKQFAVEQDRCAMKIGTDGVLLGAWTPITNNPFSILDIGAGTGIIALMLAQRSNAEQIDALEIDEDAHEQATDNFENSPWSDRLFCYHAGLDEFVEEPEDEYDIIVSNPPFYTEDYKTENEQRDIARFADAMPFDELIEAADLLLSENGIFAVIIPYREEENFIALANEYELYPLKITRVKGSPTTEIKRSLLAFTRKETTNFAVDELIIETARHVYTPEYIALTKDFYLKM
- a CDS encoding four helix bundle protein, which gives rise to MEKPYNLEERTFLFAKECRLYVQKLHKTISNIEDSKQLVRSSGSIGANYIEANEKLGDKDLVFRLKIARKEAKESIYWIRLLNALNPEHKEISESLLYEVEELRKILSAIITKINPNI
- the rimM gene encoding ribosome maturation factor RimM (Essential for efficient processing of 16S rRNA): MRKEDCFYLGKIAKKFSFKGEVLAYLDTDEPELYENLESVFVECNKHLVPFFIESSSLHKNDFLRIRFEDTNTEEEADALIGNDLYLPLKMLPKLTGNKFYFHEVIGFEVEDKRLGIVGKIESINDTTAQPLFEVLNGSVEILIPMIDHFLVKIDRENKKVIMDLPEGLIEMYL
- a CDS encoding 30S ribosomal protein S16; translation: MSVKIRLQRHGKKQKPFYWVVAADARSKRDGKYLEKIGTYNPNTNPATIELNLESAVKWLHNGAQPTDTAKAILSYKGALLKHHLDGGIRKGALTQEQADAKLAAWLEAKAGKVDAKKEGLTKAQAADKAKAFKAEQEVNAKRLAAAAQAEADAIAAATPAAEEVAEEAPAAEENNETTEA
- a CDS encoding RNA-binding protein; protein product: MNIFVGSLPFSIEEADLRESFEAYGAVDSVKIISDKFTGRSKGFGFVEMPNDDEAQKAIDELNGATVQGRAIVVNKSEPKPEGERRSFNNNRGGDSRGGYGGNSRGGDNRGGGNRGGY